One genomic segment of Culturomica massiliensis includes these proteins:
- the pgmB gene encoding beta-phosphoglucomutase — translation MKGCIFDLDGVIVDTAKYHYLAWKKIADEFGFVFTEKDNERLKGISRMASLDILLSIGGVHLSEGEKLQVADKKNEIYLGYILKMTPDEVLPGVLTFLKTLRDQGIKISLGSASKNAKTILHQVGIENLFDAVADGTNVSKAKPDPEVFLKGAELLNLSPADCVVFEDARAGIEAAHRAGMKCVGIGDSVTLREADTVVGGFLDLSIEKGKLKIINNGEILNF, via the coding sequence ATGAAAGGATGTATATTTGATTTAGATGGGGTGATTGTAGATACGGCAAAATACCATTACCTGGCTTGGAAAAAAATAGCGGATGAATTTGGTTTTGTTTTTACGGAAAAAGATAACGAGCGTTTGAAAGGGATCAGCCGGATGGCATCGTTGGATATATTATTGAGTATCGGAGGAGTACATTTAAGTGAGGGGGAGAAGCTGCAGGTTGCAGACAAAAAGAATGAAATATATCTCGGGTATATTTTGAAAATGACTCCGGACGAAGTTTTGCCGGGAGTTCTTACTTTTCTGAAAACCTTACGCGATCAGGGTATAAAAATTTCCTTGGGTTCGGCCAGTAAGAATGCAAAGACGATTTTGCACCAGGTCGGCATTGAAAATTTGTTCGATGCCGTTGCCGACGGGACGAATGTAAGTAAAGCTAAACCAGACCCGGAAGTTTTTTTGAAAGGCGCGGAGCTATTGAATCTTTCTCCTGCGGATTGCGTAGTCTTTGAAGATGCCCGGGCCGGTATTGAGGCAGCTCACCGGGCCGGCATGAAATGTGTCGGGATCGGAGACTCTGTAACACTCCGGGAAGCTGATACCGTTGTCGGAGGATTCCTTGATTTAAGTATAGAAAAAGGAAAACTGAAAATAATAAACAATGGAGAAATATTGAACTTTTGA
- a CDS encoding SLC45 family MFS transporter has translation MAESKILKSKPRLGFWTLWNISFGFFGVQIAYALQSANVSRIFATLGADPHTLSYFWILPPLAGIIVQPIVGSMSDRTWTRFGRRIPYLFVGSLVAVIVMCLMPNAGSFTHYMNAMLFGVISLMLLDTSVNMAMQPYKMLVGDMVNEEQKGLAYSIQSFLCNAGSLVGYLFPFLFAMWGIQNTAAPGIVPDTVIYSFYIGAVILILCGIYTVVKVKEMPPKQFEEFHGITAEEKKEKSDFISLLLHAPKVFWTVGLVQFFSWAAFMYMWTYTNGAIAHNVWGTGDTSSAGYQEAGNWVGVLFAVQAIGSVCWALLLPMFKSRKVGYSLSLVLGGVGFISTFFIHDQYLLFVSYVLIGFAWAAMLAMPFTILTNSVSGKNMGAYLGLFNGTICIPQIVAALVGGSLLRLIGGNQAGMLVLAGIFLIVGAFCVFIIKETYSHHNEG, from the coding sequence ATGGCAGAAAGTAAAATTTTAAAGAGTAAACCCCGTTTAGGCTTTTGGACTTTATGGAACATCAGTTTCGGTTTTTTCGGAGTCCAGATCGCCTATGCTTTGCAAAGTGCTAATGTCAGCCGCATTTTTGCAACTTTGGGGGCTGACCCTCATACATTAAGCTATTTTTGGATATTGCCTCCTTTGGCCGGAATCATTGTGCAGCCGATTGTGGGGTCTATGAGCGACCGGACCTGGACCCGATTCGGACGTCGGATTCCCTATCTGTTCGTCGGTTCTTTAGTTGCTGTCATCGTAATGTGTCTGATGCCGAATGCCGGCAGTTTTACGCATTATATGAATGCAATGCTGTTCGGCGTCATTTCGTTGATGTTGCTGGATACGTCAGTCAATATGGCGATGCAGCCTTATAAAATGTTAGTGGGTGATATGGTGAACGAGGAACAAAAAGGATTGGCGTATTCGATTCAGAGTTTTTTGTGTAATGCCGGTAGTCTGGTTGGATATCTTTTCCCGTTTTTATTTGCTATGTGGGGCATACAAAATACGGCGGCCCCGGGAATTGTTCCCGATACGGTGATTTACTCGTTTTACATCGGGGCGGTTATTTTAATCCTTTGCGGGATTTATACCGTGGTTAAAGTAAAGGAAATGCCTCCGAAACAATTTGAGGAATTCCACGGTATTACGGCAGAAGAAAAGAAGGAAAAAAGCGATTTTATTTCTTTATTGCTCCATGCTCCGAAAGTGTTCTGGACAGTCGGTCTGGTACAATTTTTTTCCTGGGCGGCATTTATGTACATGTGGACCTATACAAACGGTGCGATTGCCCACAATGTATGGGGTACGGGTGATACATCGTCTGCGGGTTATCAGGAAGCCGGTAACTGGGTGGGCGTTTTATTTGCCGTACAGGCGATCGGTTCTGTATGCTGGGCGTTGTTGTTGCCTATGTTCAAATCGCGCAAAGTGGGTTATTCGTTGAGTTTAGTATTGGGAGGTGTCGGTTTTATCTCTACATTTTTTATTCATGACCAATATCTGCTTTTTGTTTCGTATGTTTTGATCGGATTTGCCTGGGCGGCAATGCTGGCAATGCCTTTTACGATTTTGACTAATTCCGTTTCCGGGAAAAATATGGGGGCTTATCTGGGACTTTTCAACGGGACGATTTGTATACCGCAGATCGTGGCTGCACTGGTCGGTGGTTCGTTATTACGCCTGATCGGTGGGAATCAGGCCGGCATGCTGGTGTTGGCCGGTATTTTCCTGATTGTCGGAGCGTTTTGCGTATTTATTATTAAAGAAACTTATTCACATCACAATGAAGGATAA
- a CDS encoding LacI family DNA-binding transcriptional regulator, giving the protein MATQVTIKDIAKILGISVSTVSRALKDHPDISVDTKREVQALAKKLNYSPNVIALSLRNKKTFLIGVIIPEIIHHFFSCVISGIEQVANQHGYNIVIFQSNEQYEREKSICQSIINSRIDGVLISMAKTTQRVDHFKELQQAGIPLVFFDRICGDIDTDRVVVDDFNGAYAAVQHLISVGCHRIAHLSAPQTMQIAQKRQMGYIQALKDARLPIDESLIIQCDNQADAMIIGEQLMKRTDRPDGIFAVNDLTAAGAMYAIKHMGYRVPEDVAICGFTDGLVSTLTDPTLTTVEQHGDRMGEIATDLLLRRINSEDELIPTTTKVIKTNLIARGSTRR; this is encoded by the coding sequence ATGGCAACACAAGTCACCATAAAAGATATCGCAAAGATATTGGGCATATCTGTTTCAACTGTATCCAGGGCGTTGAAAGATCATCCCGATATCAGTGTGGATACAAAACGTGAAGTACAGGCATTGGCAAAAAAACTGAATTATTCTCCCAATGTGATCGCATTGAGTTTACGGAATAAAAAGACATTTCTGATCGGCGTTATTATTCCTGAAATTATTCATCATTTCTTTTCATGTGTGATTAGTGGTATTGAGCAGGTCGCCAATCAGCACGGTTATAATATCGTTATTTTTCAGAGTAATGAACAGTATGAGCGGGAAAAGTCGATTTGTCAGTCGATTATCAATTCCCGGATAGACGGGGTATTGATATCAATGGCCAAGACAACACAGCGGGTGGATCATTTTAAAGAGTTGCAGCAGGCCGGTATACCTCTGGTGTTTTTCGACCGTATTTGTGGGGATATCGATACGGATCGGGTCGTGGTTGACGATTTTAACGGAGCGTATGCCGCCGTTCAGCATTTAATATCCGTCGGTTGCCATCGCATCGCTCATTTATCAGCGCCTCAAACGATGCAGATCGCTCAAAAGAGGCAAATGGGATATATACAGGCTTTAAAAGATGCTCGTCTACCGATAGACGAAAGCCTGATTATTCAATGCGATAATCAGGCCGATGCGATGATTATCGGCGAACAATTGATGAAACGGACAGATAGGCCGGACGGCATATTTGCCGTGAATGACCTTACGGCAGCCGGCGCAATGTATGCCATTAAACATATGGGATACCGTGTTCCCGAAGATGTTGCCATTTGCGGGTTTACCGATGGTTTGGTCTCTACGCTGACCGATCCGACATTGACGACGGTGGAGCAACATGGGGATAGAATGGGAGAAATTGCAACCGATTTGTTACTGCGGCGTATCAATTCCGAAGACGAACTGATCCCTACAACGACGAAAGTCATTAAAACCAATCTTATTGCCCGGGGCTCGACCCGGAGGTAA